A window of Verrucomicrobiota bacterium genomic DNA:
GGATTTCCCCCGCGAGCTCATGCCAAAACTGGCGGACGGAGGCTTTGAATCCGCGCACGACCTCACGCACTTCATTATCAGCGAGGACGACTGTCGCCGTATTCGAAAAAGGGCATCCCCGGAAATCCGATCCTTTGAGGTAATCACGTAGTCCGTCGAATTTCATAGCTACTTTTTCTTCCGGTGGAACCGGACTCGCGAGTAAAGCCTTCCCGGAATCACACATCTCCCGGGATTCCTGGCGGAGCCATTCAGCGCAGAGTTTCTCTTTACTGCGGAAATGCTGGTAAAATGTGGCTTTGGCTACATCCGACTTTTCAATGAGTTCATTAATCCCGACGAGTTCATAACCACGTTCAGAAAAGAGTGCCGCCGCAGTATTTAATATCCTCTGCCGTGTTTCAGTTATCGTCATGGGAGGCAGCATACAGACAAGTCTGTTCATTGCAAGTTATTTTTGTTTAATCACTTGGTTGTTACGATTTAAAAATTAAATAAACATCCTCATCGAACCCTCCGACATCTGATCCAACCCCGGGTTATAAGATTCGCATCCCTTCACGATGGGAGGAGGAAGGCAAATTGCTTTTTTTCAAAAACTTAGCGATCTTAGCGTCTCAACGCACCAATGCCCCTACGCAATTTGCGTGGCTGTGCGTCAAAAGTGACACAGATGACGGGCTTGAAAAGAAAGACACCTCGATAAACCCAAGCACGCAATTTACCTTACCCTAACGGGAT
This region includes:
- a CDS encoding TetR/AcrR family transcriptional regulator, whose translation is MTITETRQRILNTAAALFSERGYELVGINELIEKSDVAKATFYQHFRSKEKLCAEWLRQESREMCDSGKALLASPVPPEEKVAMKFDGLRDYLKGSDFRGCPFSNTATVVLADNEVREVVRGFKASVRQFWHELAGEIRPDAAEAARLGDELFLLFSGAVTEAQNLKEIWPVETAKSAGLTLCTRKTNT